One genomic region from Thalassotalea sp. PS06 encodes:
- a CDS encoding BamA/TamA family outer membrane protein codes for MLRLLTFLLILISLPGQAKKFIEPTLEQELPDKPEFKGLPFAFHTEMLQTTVGAAGVLKHAWQPQATLFSGGFYSQNDSWAIYGGAYNYQPLSASQWLISADIMRAHYTQGFYRFVNDVDEPTFNLPERQLLSARQGFSRITLDYVLPIGAGKKGAIATLRQPSSPKDLKDIEEWLPDESGFTTLTFMPFRRYLKYDEQLATDAQITEISAGIELELNYDNRNSTTMPSQGFQVQTRYIRDFGDSRRAGYTQVEAEYSQFLSLGSNKIFQQQTIAFNMLLADTPSWNSRRNGEYQRPPNFDGVTLGGWDSLRGYDTNRFYGRSAVSYGLEYRAIPGWHPLPELPIIENYRFPWWQWVAFVDAGQISDQFNLSDLHEDMKFSFGGGIRMNIEGIITRIDYAKSSEGTQLRVIINQPF; via the coding sequence ATGCTCAGACTTCTTACATTTTTGCTTATCTTAATCAGCCTGCCCGGTCAGGCGAAGAAGTTTATTGAGCCCACACTCGAACAAGAATTACCCGACAAGCCGGAATTTAAAGGCCTGCCGTTTGCGTTTCATACCGAAATGCTGCAAACCACAGTGGGTGCAGCAGGTGTGTTAAAACACGCCTGGCAACCCCAGGCAACGCTTTTTTCGGGCGGCTTTTATAGCCAAAATGACTCCTGGGCTATCTATGGCGGTGCTTATAATTACCAGCCGCTCTCCGCATCACAATGGTTAATCAGCGCTGATATCATGCGCGCCCATTACACCCAGGGGTTTTATCGCTTTGTAAACGATGTCGATGAGCCAACTTTTAATCTGCCTGAGCGTCAATTGTTAAGCGCCCGCCAGGGATTTTCACGAATAACCCTGGATTATGTTTTGCCAATTGGTGCCGGTAAAAAAGGAGCGATTGCAACGTTGCGGCAACCTTCATCACCGAAGGATTTAAAAGACATCGAAGAATGGTTACCCGATGAAAGCGGCTTTACCACCCTCACCTTCATGCCTTTTCGCCGTTACCTCAAATATGACGAGCAGCTGGCTACCGATGCGCAGATCACCGAAATCAGCGCCGGTATTGAGCTAGAGCTAAATTACGACAATCGAAACTCCACCACTATGCCATCCCAGGGTTTTCAGGTTCAGACCCGTTATATCAGAGATTTTGGCGACTCCAGACGCGCCGGATATACTCAGGTGGAGGCAGAATATTCACAGTTTTTATCTCTCGGTTCCAACAAGATTTTCCAGCAACAGACCATCGCCTTTAATATGCTCCTCGCTGATACCCCGAGTTGGAATAGTAGACGCAATGGCGAGTATCAACGCCCGCCAAATTTTGACGGCGTAACCTTAGGTGGCTGGGATAGTCTTCGCGGCTATGATACCAATCGTTTTTATGGCCGTTCGGCAGTGAGCTATGGCCTTGAATATCGAGCGATTCCAGGATGGCACCCGCTTCCTGAATTACCGATTATCGAAAACTATCGCTTTCCCTGGTGGCAGTGGGTGGCGTTTGTCGATGCCGGGCAGATTTCCGACCAATTCAATTTAAGTGACCTTCATGAAGATATGAAATTTAGCTTTGGCGGCGGAATTCGCATGAACATCGAAGGGATCATTACCCGTATCGACTACGCTAAATCCAGTGAGGGAACACAGCTAAGGGTTATTATTAACCAGCCTTTCTAA
- a CDS encoding aldose epimerase family protein, producing MSNELKSVTLTNGNGMEVTLLNLGARLASIKFAGKEMLVTYADLNGFLNDDLYLGATCGRVCNRISDGRFILDGENYTLAQNNGGNCLHGGDDNFSYRFWDIQEEGLTEQSVTMTLHSEDGDQGFPGNLDVSVSYRLTGDNQLHIDFQAKTDKATPVNLTNHAYFNLGEKSGQALQLQLMASTCLNRADNEMPDGTFRSVLNTDFNFRELTSVGERQQHTQDPELVAMGGFDHCFILDNSPFATPKARLVAESQGIEMRLYTDQTAVQFYTGKYLDGEFESYQGLCLEAQNYTDAVNQAHFPNSVLRPEQTYQQTIVYEFFNL from the coding sequence ATGAGCAACGAATTAAAGTCCGTCACCTTAACCAATGGCAATGGTATGGAAGTCACGTTGTTAAACCTCGGGGCTCGCCTGGCGTCAATTAAGTTCGCCGGTAAAGAGATGTTGGTCACTTATGCAGATTTAAACGGCTTTTTAAACGACGATTTGTATTTGGGGGCAACGTGCGGCCGGGTTTGCAATCGGATTAGTGATGGGCGCTTTATCCTTGATGGTGAAAACTATACGCTTGCTCAAAACAATGGCGGTAACTGTTTGCACGGTGGTGATGATAATTTCTCTTATCGATTTTGGGATATCCAGGAAGAGGGGTTAACTGAGCAGAGTGTGACCATGACCTTACATTCTGAAGATGGTGATCAAGGATTTCCTGGCAATCTCGATGTCTCGGTTAGCTATCGATTAACTGGCGACAACCAGCTTCATATCGATTTTCAGGCAAAAACCGATAAGGCGACGCCGGTAAACCTGACCAATCACGCTTACTTTAATCTCGGTGAGAAATCTGGGCAAGCGCTGCAGCTGCAGCTTATGGCCAGTACTTGCTTAAATCGCGCTGATAACGAGATGCCAGATGGTACCTTTCGAAGCGTGTTGAACACCGACTTTAATTTCAGAGAATTAACGTCGGTGGGCGAGCGTCAGCAACATACCCAGGATCCAGAGCTAGTCGCCATGGGGGGATTTGATCATTGTTTTATTCTCGATAACTCACCATTTGCAACGCCTAAAGCTCGTTTGGTAGCCGAGTCGCAGGGTATTGAAATGCGTCTATATACCGACCAAACTGCGGTGCAGTTTTATACCGGCAAGTACCTGGATGGAGAGTTTGAATCGTATCAGGGGCTTTGCCTGGAAGCGCAAAACTACACCGATGCGGTTAATCAAGCGCATTTTCCAAATAGTGTGTTGCGCCCTGAACAAACCTACCAACAAACGATCGTTTATGAGTTTTTTAATCTTTAA
- a CDS encoding (2Fe-2S)-binding protein, translated as MIKFTLNDKAVSSNAAEDTPLLWVIRDELKLKGTKFGCGIAQCGACTVHLNGAAVRSCATPVSAVNGAKVTTIEGLKGEHPLQKAWLEAQVPQCGYCQSGQIMQAASLLSQNPNPTEDEIIAAMNGNLCRCMSYTRITNAIMSVAGSNAVQMYDPEDDNSENDTTA; from the coding sequence ATGATTAAGTTTACTCTCAATGATAAAGCAGTCAGTAGTAATGCCGCGGAAGATACCCCATTGCTTTGGGTGATCCGCGACGAGTTAAAATTAAAGGGCACCAAGTTTGGTTGTGGTATTGCCCAGTGCGGCGCCTGTACGGTGCATTTAAATGGTGCAGCTGTTCGCTCCTGTGCTACGCCGGTGTCGGCGGTAAATGGTGCAAAAGTAACGACAATTGAGGGACTTAAAGGCGAACATCCTTTGCAAAAAGCCTGGCTTGAGGCTCAGGTTCCGCAATGTGGTTATTGTCAGTCGGGACAAATCATGCAGGCGGCCAGCTTATTGTCGCAAAATCCCAATCCGACGGAAGATGAAATCATTGCGGCGATGAACGGTAACCTTTGCCGCTGTATGTCTTACACCCGGATCACCAATGCCATTATGTCAGTTGCCGGCAGTAATGCGGTGCAGATGTACGATCCGGAAGATGATAATTCTGAAAATGATACAACGGCATAG
- a CDS encoding GNAT family N-acetyltransferase, producing MPMQVQLATANDAKALSTLMEKSFRDTFSEFNAPDDMDAYCLKNYSEEKQCSEILNSDIVTKLVFVDDVLAGFTQVRPGNSFDSCPLKQPLHLDRIYVGKDFLGTGVGKILFEDALQQAKDLECDGVWLGVWEDNPRAIRFYQKFGFIECGTTSFWLGSDEQRDILMVKEFS from the coding sequence ATGCCCATGCAAGTCCAGCTAGCCACCGCCAATGACGCAAAAGCGCTCTCCACCCTGATGGAGAAATCATTTCGCGATACCTTTAGTGAGTTTAACGCGCCCGATGACATGGACGCTTATTGCCTGAAAAATTACAGCGAAGAAAAGCAATGTTCGGAGATTTTAAACTCAGATATTGTCACTAAGCTGGTATTTGTCGACGATGTGCTAGCCGGTTTCACCCAAGTCAGACCCGGCAATAGTTTCGATAGCTGTCCGCTAAAACAACCACTGCATCTGGATCGAATCTATGTTGGTAAAGATTTTTTGGGCACAGGTGTTGGAAAAATATTATTCGAAGATGCACTGCAACAGGCAAAGGATCTCGAGTGCGATGGGGTCTGGTTGGGTGTCTGGGAAGATAACCCAAGAGCAATTCGTTTTTATCAAAAATTTGGCTTTATTGAATGCGGCACTACCAGCTTTTGGCTGGGGAGTGATGAGCAACGAGATATCTTGATGGTTAAAGAATTTTCCTAG
- a CDS encoding xanthine dehydrogenase family protein molybdopterin-binding subunit has protein sequence MKSIKDAKQGISNYSRRRFLIGSAGTSLLMAFAPLSLAKVSTREMAEGVSTNKFSPTVWFEIAGDGQININIPRAEMGQHVGTALARIVADELGANWDDVSITHVDTDPKWGYMVTGGSWSVHQSFTPFSQAGAAGRMALIEAAAKILRTDAGQCKVKDSKVICGSKAITFADIVSKSTLDKTYTPEELAALPVKSAKHRKLIGKPAKALDIPAKIDGSATYGLDVELDDMVYARPVMPPTAYGSKVNNVDDSEAKKIDGYLGFEILKDPSNLIQGWVVVLATNYVSAIKAGNALKVDFAPGEMVNVSEADILGQGQKLVKDLDKGAWFVNEGDVDSAKASSETTVESVYQTNTVLHFALEPLNATVYEKDGIWHVHGGNQWQSLTLPAIAKALEVGEDKVIIHTYYLGGGFGRRLFGDYMIPAALTAKQSGKTVKFIFTREDDSKFDQPRSASVSKFQSYFDKDNNFLGMTHGFCAGWPTLAMAADFMPEGANNTGKLDPFSAAGADHWYTMANHRALAVNNDLAQKTFKPGWLRSVGQGWIVWGLESFIDETAIQAKMNPIDFRLSLLDAKGKQKGTCPNSTGGAKRLHNVLSRLKEKLGDTGDLAEGEGIGVSVSSGQERNMPAWLAVAAHVDVDKASGKVNVKKLTLVMDSGTVVHPDGALAQLEGGALWGLSMALYESTEFKDGQVKDLNLNTYTPLRHSQVPELDIEFIDSTEMPVGLGEPGVIGIAPAIGNAIYQAVGVRVKDLPIRPEHVKKLLG, from the coding sequence ATGAAATCGATTAAAGACGCTAAACAAGGTATCAGCAACTACTCACGTCGTCGTTTTTTAATTGGCAGTGCCGGTACTTCGTTGTTGATGGCCTTTGCGCCATTATCCCTGGCAAAAGTATCCACTCGAGAAATGGCTGAAGGTGTTTCCACTAATAAGTTTTCCCCAACCGTTTGGTTTGAGATTGCCGGCGATGGCCAGATAAATATCAATATTCCACGAGCAGAAATGGGGCAACACGTGGGCACCGCATTGGCGCGAATTGTCGCCGATGAACTGGGAGCAAACTGGGACGATGTCAGCATTACTCACGTCGATACTGATCCGAAATGGGGATATATGGTCACTGGTGGTTCCTGGTCAGTGCATCAGTCGTTCACGCCATTTTCGCAGGCGGGCGCGGCTGGTCGCATGGCATTAATTGAAGCCGCCGCGAAGATTCTCCGTACCGATGCAGGTCAGTGTAAAGTCAAAGATTCAAAAGTTATCTGTGGCAGTAAAGCCATTACTTTTGCTGATATTGTTTCTAAATCAACACTGGATAAAACTTACACCCCAGAAGAGCTAGCGGCACTGCCGGTGAAATCGGCGAAGCATCGCAAACTTATCGGTAAACCTGCAAAGGCCCTGGATATCCCGGCGAAAATCGACGGTAGCGCAACTTATGGCCTGGACGTTGAGTTGGACGATATGGTTTATGCCAGGCCGGTAATGCCGCCAACGGCTTACGGCTCGAAAGTGAATAATGTCGATGATTCTGAAGCCAAAAAAATCGATGGTTACCTTGGCTTTGAAATACTCAAAGACCCCAGTAATTTAATTCAGGGTTGGGTCGTGGTGCTGGCTACTAATTACGTCAGTGCCATCAAAGCGGGTAATGCGTTAAAAGTAGATTTCGCTCCAGGTGAGATGGTGAATGTCAGTGAAGCCGATATTCTCGGGCAAGGGCAAAAGCTGGTTAAAGATCTGGATAAAGGCGCCTGGTTTGTCAACGAAGGTGATGTTGATAGTGCCAAAGCCAGTAGTGAAACCACGGTCGAAAGCGTTTACCAAACCAATACGGTATTGCACTTTGCACTCGAACCGTTAAATGCGACTGTCTATGAAAAGGACGGTATTTGGCACGTTCACGGTGGTAATCAGTGGCAATCTCTAACGTTGCCGGCAATCGCCAAAGCGCTGGAAGTTGGTGAAGATAAGGTGATAATTCATACCTATTATCTTGGTGGCGGATTTGGCCGCAGACTGTTTGGCGATTACATGATCCCTGCAGCCCTGACCGCTAAACAATCCGGTAAAACGGTGAAGTTTATTTTTACCCGGGAAGATGACAGCAAATTTGATCAACCTCGTTCCGCCTCAGTTTCCAAATTCCAATCCTACTTTGATAAAGATAATAACTTTCTGGGCATGACCCATGGTTTTTGTGCCGGTTGGCCAACCTTGGCGATGGCAGCGGATTTCATGCCTGAAGGGGCAAACAATACAGGTAAACTGGATCCATTTTCTGCCGCTGGCGCCGATCACTGGTACACCATGGCAAATCATCGCGCTTTGGCTGTGAATAATGATCTGGCCCAGAAAACCTTCAAACCCGGCTGGCTTCGTTCAGTTGGCCAGGGCTGGATAGTCTGGGGCTTGGAATCCTTTATTGATGAAACAGCAATACAGGCAAAAATGAATCCAATTGATTTTCGCCTGTCGCTACTGGATGCTAAAGGCAAGCAGAAGGGAACCTGCCCTAACAGTACGGGCGGCGCGAAGCGCCTGCACAATGTACTGTCTCGATTAAAGGAAAAGCTGGGAGATACCGGTGACTTGGCTGAAGGTGAAGGTATCGGCGTATCTGTCAGCTCAGGTCAAGAGCGCAACATGCCTGCCTGGCTAGCTGTCGCAGCCCATGTCGACGTCGACAAGGCTTCTGGCAAAGTAAATGTTAAAAAGCTAACACTAGTGATGGATTCTGGCACTGTTGTGCATCCCGATGGCGCACTAGCGCAATTAGAAGGCGGCGCATTATGGGGATTAAGTATGGCCTTGTATGAGTCGACAGAATTTAAAGATGGGCAGGTGAAGGATTTGAACCTAAATACCTACACGCCATTGCGCCATAGCCAGGTTCCTGAGTTAGATATTGAATTTATCGACAGTACTGAAATGCCTGTCGGGCTTGGTGAGCCTGGTGTTATTGGTATCGCCCCGGCCATTGGTAACGCTATATATCAGGCGGTTGGTGTGCGGGTGAAAGATTTACCGATTCGACCTGAGCATGTGAAGAAGCTTTTAGGGTAG
- a CDS encoding efflux RND transporter permease subunit: MLDMILKKPIVLLVAILIICLFGLAAAFRVPIQMIPDLDPRIITVETRWPGATPQDIETEILLEQEEYLKNINGLQRMVSSASFGSAEIELEFPFGMEINEALILVNNALSQVPSYPENVDEPAVIASSFSGNSFMYFSIQFKGEDSRDITHQQDWIEDNIKTRLERIPGIARANVSGGAQKQIHIRLKPAELSSRGLTVADVRNAIRTRNRDVSGGDMDFGKRRYLIRTLGKFEDLNDLNNLIISEQNGYYVRLKDVGLAEMSYEEMRSFRTTIGQQTMGISIARQVDANVISLKKLVMDQVAELNRTLLADQGLVMTLNSEDVRYVENSASTVIQNLIIGTMLATLVLLLFLRSVSATLIGALGIPICILAAFLGLSLSGRSINVVSLAGVAFAIGMTLDNAIVALENITRHVAMGKRRRDAAIDGIREVWPAILASTLTTVMVFLPIVFLEQEAGQLYGDIAIAIAASIIMSMLVAITLIPVASQRILNVREMVEHKGKLDKALHVTTNWGESMAKRILGFSRWILKRTSRQVGAVAITLAITLFTLFALVPDAEYLPEGEEAKVFARLMAPPGYNMETMKDLWRQVDSDFTENVDRTNVSWLNEEQRQALANRQSDESASSGAAVEISDEFKTDVPPLAMHISFMSPGTLTFITEPISRHDTPQLVDAISERFNAIPGMRSFASRGSIFSGNQGGTRSLNIELKGRDLGVLYNRALQLMATAGKLIDGAQLNANPSPPTLSMSQPMVEVIPDWQRAAELGISQTDLGYSIWAYSDGAFVDEFYIDDEKIDMLLFAKQGTVNSPRELEHLMFYGPNGQQVPLSALVSLNETVDTATISRVDGMRTVTLQIVPPRNMALEQALKIVENDLLAPLSSTLAEENITHTISGAASELAQTREAMQGNFLLAIIIAYLLMVAVFSNWGYPLLIMTTVPIGISGGIIGLGLFNLLGSTLPAFGLSAYHQPFDVITMLGFLVLIGTVVNNPILIVERSIANLQQQSMAIKEAIVEALSVRLRPVMMSTITTIFGLSPLVFIPGEGTELYRGLGVIVLFGLLFSSLVTLLILPAFLSLVFQIQQRWQLKKSTDNPADDEIKADSI; this comes from the coding sequence ATGCTCGATATGATATTGAAAAAGCCCATCGTCTTGTTGGTCGCCATCTTAATCATTTGTCTGTTTGGCCTGGCTGCTGCGTTTCGTGTGCCAATTCAAATGATCCCGGATTTAGACCCCAGGATAATTACCGTCGAAACCCGATGGCCTGGCGCTACCCCTCAGGATATAGAAACCGAAATTCTTCTCGAGCAGGAAGAATACCTGAAAAACATCAATGGCCTGCAGCGGATGGTCAGCTCTGCATCATTTGGAAGTGCGGAAATTGAACTGGAATTTCCGTTTGGCATGGAAATTAATGAAGCATTAATTCTGGTCAACAATGCCTTGTCACAAGTGCCATCTTACCCAGAGAATGTCGATGAACCAGCGGTTATTGCCAGTTCTTTCTCCGGTAATTCGTTTATGTATTTCTCCATTCAGTTTAAAGGAGAAGATAGTCGCGACATTACTCACCAGCAGGACTGGATAGAAGACAATATCAAAACCCGGTTAGAGCGTATCCCGGGTATTGCCAGGGCTAATGTTTCCGGCGGCGCGCAAAAACAAATCCATATTCGTTTAAAACCTGCTGAATTATCATCTCGTGGGTTAACCGTCGCCGATGTTCGCAATGCCATTCGCACCCGAAACCGGGACGTATCTGGCGGCGATATGGACTTTGGTAAACGCCGATACTTGATCCGCACCTTAGGTAAATTTGAAGATTTAAACGACCTCAACAATCTGATTATCAGCGAGCAAAATGGCTACTATGTACGTTTAAAAGATGTCGGCCTGGCGGAAATGAGTTATGAAGAAATGCGCTCTTTTCGAACCACCATAGGCCAGCAAACCATGGGGATTTCCATCGCTCGTCAGGTGGATGCTAATGTTATCTCCCTGAAAAAGCTGGTCATGGACCAGGTTGCGGAGCTAAACCGCACCTTACTCGCCGATCAGGGCCTGGTAATGACCCTTAATTCAGAAGATGTGCGTTATGTAGAAAATTCTGCCAGCACAGTTATCCAGAATCTGATTATCGGTACCATGCTGGCAACCTTAGTGTTATTACTTTTTTTGCGTTCCGTCAGCGCAACCTTGATTGGCGCCCTCGGCATTCCGATTTGTATTCTCGCGGCATTTTTAGGGTTATCCCTTTCAGGACGCTCCATCAATGTGGTATCCCTCGCCGGTGTTGCCTTTGCCATTGGTATGACGCTGGATAACGCCATCGTTGCCCTGGAAAATATTACTCGTCATGTCGCCATGGGTAAGCGTCGACGAGATGCCGCCATCGATGGTATCCGGGAAGTCTGGCCCGCCATTTTGGCATCCACCTTAACCACAGTGATGGTGTTTCTACCTATTGTGTTTCTTGAGCAGGAGGCCGGTCAGTTATATGGCGATATCGCCATTGCCATTGCCGCCTCGATTATCATGTCGATGTTGGTGGCAATAACCCTAATCCCTGTAGCCAGTCAGCGCATATTGAATGTGCGTGAGATGGTTGAGCATAAAGGTAAACTAGATAAAGCGTTGCACGTTACCACCAATTGGGGTGAGTCAATGGCAAAACGCATTCTCGGGTTTAGTCGATGGATATTAAAACGCACCAGCCGTCAGGTTGGCGCCGTTGCCATCACCCTGGCAATTACTCTGTTCACTCTCTTTGCACTGGTGCCCGATGCCGAATACCTGCCTGAAGGGGAGGAAGCCAAGGTGTTTGCCCGATTGATGGCACCACCGGGCTACAACATGGAAACCATGAAAGATTTATGGCGCCAGGTAGATAGCGACTTTACCGAGAATGTAGACCGTACAAACGTATCTTGGCTCAATGAGGAGCAGCGTCAGGCGCTGGCTAACAGACAATCTGATGAAAGCGCTAGCTCCGGTGCCGCGGTTGAAATCAGCGATGAGTTTAAAACCGATGTACCGCCTCTGGCCATGCATATCAGTTTTATGTCACCAGGTACCCTGACCTTTATTACCGAACCTATCAGCCGCCATGATACGCCACAATTGGTTGATGCTATCAGCGAGCGATTTAACGCCATTCCCGGCATGCGCTCCTTTGCATCCCGAGGTTCTATTTTTAGTGGCAACCAGGGTGGAACCCGAAGCCTGAATATTGAATTAAAAGGCCGAGATCTCGGTGTTCTTTACAATCGCGCACTGCAGTTAATGGCTACCGCCGGCAAGTTAATTGACGGTGCTCAATTAAATGCCAATCCATCCCCTCCGACCTTGAGCATGTCACAACCCATGGTTGAAGTAATTCCTGATTGGCAGCGTGCCGCAGAGCTGGGCATTTCTCAGACCGATTTAGGTTACAGTATCTGGGCCTATTCCGACGGTGCTTTCGTCGATGAGTTTTATATCGATGATGAAAAGATTGATATGTTGCTGTTTGCGAAACAAGGCACGGTAAATAGTCCAAGAGAATTAGAGCACCTGATGTTTTATGGCCCGAACGGCCAGCAAGTGCCGCTATCTGCTTTAGTTAGTTTGAATGAAACCGTTGATACCGCCACCATTAGCCGGGTTGATGGCATGCGGACGGTAACCCTGCAAATTGTGCCACCTCGCAATATGGCGCTTGAGCAGGCCCTGAAAATTGTCGAAAATGATTTATTAGCGCCCTTATCTTCGACGTTGGCAGAAGAGAATATCACTCACACCATCAGCGGCGCCGCCAGTGAACTGGCGCAAACCCGCGAAGCAATGCAGGGCAACTTCTTGCTGGCCATAATCATCGCCTACCTACTCATGGTTGCAGTCTTTTCCAACTGGGGATATCCATTATTGATCATGACTACCGTGCCAATTGGTATTAGTGGCGGCATTATCGGCTTAGGTTTGTTTAATCTGCTGGGCAGTACCTTGCCAGCATTTGGCTTAAGTGCTTATCACCAACCATTTGATGTGATTACCATGCTTGGCTTTTTGGTATTGATAGGCACCGTGGTTAATAACCCTATTCTGATTGTTGAGCGTTCCATTGCCAATTTGCAGCAACAATCGATGGCAATTAAAGAGGCAATTGTGGAAGCACTATCGGTACGTTTACGTCCGGTAATGATGTCGACGATTACCACCATCTTTGGTTTATCGCCTTTAGTCTTTATCCCAGGTGAAGGTACCGAGCTGTATCGCGGCCTTGGGGTAATTGTGTTATTCGGCCTGTTATTTTCTAGCCTGGTGACCTTGTTGATATTGCCAGCTTTCTTATCCTTGGTATTTCAGATACAACAACGCTGGCAACTTAAAAAATCGACAGATAATCCCGCTGACGACGAGATAAAAGCCGATTCGATTTAA
- a CDS encoding efflux RND transporter periplasmic adaptor subunit, producing the protein MQNFIRYLSLTLAVTLATNLPLQAKAEDEARKVLVAKVEEKSFQAQIPIFGNLVPFKESQLSVKVSGYVEKMHVDIGDTVNKGQRLLTLDAVQAKTSLEQLKASLQEAKVRLDEANRLATEGEKLRKDHNISNSEYLTRITEQQAARSQVKQIEAQLNLANEELSRHTLKAPFAGVITAKLTEVGESVGNDTPVFILTKLDPIYVQIQVPIRHYGDINNQTQVLVDSSNNSQGAITTKVDRIVPQADAALRSFLVRLRLDNKDGRWLPGMNVRSRFLIEQNQGQASLFLPKDALVRKIDGSVKVFKIVNAGQGTQAKSVSVVTGAQQGQGIAVTSSSLKVGDQVVIYGNESLRDGDAVIPELTKTAMTKDQK; encoded by the coding sequence ATGCAAAATTTCATCCGATACTTAAGCCTCACCCTTGCCGTTACATTAGCGACCAACCTGCCTCTGCAGGCAAAAGCGGAAGACGAAGCGAGAAAAGTCCTTGTCGCCAAAGTAGAGGAAAAATCTTTTCAGGCGCAAATACCGATTTTCGGGAATCTGGTTCCGTTTAAAGAATCTCAGCTATCGGTCAAAGTATCTGGCTATGTCGAAAAAATGCATGTTGATATCGGCGATACGGTAAATAAAGGCCAAAGACTGCTAACCCTTGATGCGGTTCAGGCAAAAACTTCCCTAGAACAATTAAAAGCATCGTTACAGGAAGCCAAAGTAAGACTCGATGAAGCCAATCGTCTTGCCACGGAAGGCGAAAAACTTCGCAAAGATCACAATATCTCTAATTCTGAATATCTAACCCGAATTACCGAACAACAAGCGGCCCGTTCACAGGTAAAACAAATTGAAGCGCAATTAAATCTTGCCAATGAAGAGCTCTCCCGCCATACCTTAAAAGCGCCTTTCGCTGGTGTTATTACTGCCAAGCTTACCGAAGTTGGCGAATCCGTTGGTAATGACACGCCGGTTTTCATCCTGACGAAATTAGACCCCATTTATGTGCAAATTCAGGTACCAATTCGCCATTACGGCGACATCAATAACCAGACTCAGGTATTGGTAGATAGCAGCAACAATTCTCAAGGCGCGATTACCACTAAAGTCGATAGGATCGTGCCCCAGGCTGATGCCGCATTGAGAAGTTTTCTGGTGCGTCTTCGCCTCGATAATAAAGACGGTCGTTGGCTACCAGGCATGAATGTCAGAAGCCGTTTTCTGATTGAGCAAAATCAGGGACAGGCGAGCTTATTTCTTCCCAAAGATGCTTTGGTAAGAAAAATCGACGGTAGTGTCAAAGTGTTTAAAATCGTCAATGCCGGTCAGGGTACTCAGGCAAAATCGGTTTCGGTTGTTACTGGCGCGCAACAAGGGCAAGGCATTGCTGTAACCAGCAGTAGCTTAAAGGTAGGCGACCAGGTGGTTATTTATGGCAATGAATCCTTGCGCGATGGTGATGCGGTGATCCCGGAGCTAACCAAAACCGCGATGACGAAAGATCAAAAATAG